The following coding sequences are from one Humulus lupulus chromosome X, drHumLupu1.1, whole genome shotgun sequence window:
- the LOC133806267 gene encoding uncharacterized protein LOC133806267, producing the protein MDSHGECYWHVKQNIKHRFKSAALTKLYKKAAIAYRIEEFNKHFDHICKIYPRVVKYLENDVKFKKLSRAHFGGNWFEVMTSNIVETVNNLMRKAREYPIIAMIDFIISTMGQWFLTRRREAYDVTTPLTPKREETLRKIWDEVGSLITLQLNENEYNVMCREFDAIVNLRSKSCTCKNFDIEKLPCVHAIAAAGKSQPQNTGELIYSMCSKFYASEYWLLAYAETIYHVPPNSQWTNIPEDVTAIQVIGTT; encoded by the coding sequence ATGGATTCTCATGGGGAATGCTATTGGCACGTAAAGCAGAATATAAAACATCGTTTCAAAAGCGCTGCTTTAACTAAATTGTACAAGAAAGCTGCAATTGCATACCGTATCGAAGAGTTTAACAAACATTTTGACCATATTTGCAAAATATATCCACGTGTTGTTAAGTATCTTGAGAATGATGTCAAGTTCAAAAAGTTGTCGAGAGCACATTTTGGTGGTAATTGGTTTGAAGTTATGACCAGTAACATAGTTGAGACTGTGAATAATTTGATGCGAAAGGCAAGAGAGTATCCAATTATTGCTATGATCGATTTTATCATAAGCACCATGGGACAGTGGTTCCTTACTCGTCGTCGAGAAGCATATGATGTGACAACTCCATTGACACCGAAGAGAGAggaaaccttaagaaaaatatgGGATGAAGTTGGTTCATTGATAACACTCCAATTAAATGAGAATGAGTACAATGTAATGTGCAGAGAATTCGATGCAATAGTGAATCTAAGGTCAAAAAGCTGTACGTGCAAAAATTTTGATATTGAGAAGCTTCCATGTGTTCATGCCATAGCAGCAGCAGGAAAGTCCCAACCTCAAAATACTGGGGAACTTATATATTCAATGTGTTCAAAATTCTATGCTTCAGAATATTGGTTGTTAGCATATGCTGAAACTATATATCATGTTCCTCCAAACTCACAGTGGACCAACATTCCTGAAGATGTTACTGCAATACAAGTGATAGGCACCACCTGA